The Lewinellaceae bacterium nucleotide sequence ACTTTGGGGAACCAACTACGTTTACCACACCAATGGAGAAATTATTGTTTATCCTCACCCATACGGAGGAGTACGCCCAAGGAAAACAGCTTCCCCTGAGGTTATCGGAAACGTAAACCCAGACTGGAAGGGAGGAATCCTGAACTCATTCTCTTACAAAAACCTGGCATTGAGCTTCCTGATCGACATCCAGAAAGGTGGAGACTTCTTCTCACTGGATATGTGGTACGGAACATCTACAGGTCTGTATGACTTTACTGCCGGAAACAACGATAAAGGAAATCCAATCAGGGATTTACCTGCCGACGGTGGTGGATTACCAATTGGTGGTGTGCTTCAAACCGGTACAGATGAAGATGGAAAACCGATTTCTGACGGTACCGTAAATACTGAATATGCTTATGCATCAGATTATTATTCTTCATTTGGTAGCGCAATTGCTCCAAACGCTGAACACATTTATGATGCTTCTTACGTAAAACTGAGAGAATTAACATTGACTTATACGCTTCCTTCAAGATTATTTGAAAATAACTTCATCGGAGGAATCGACTTGTCACTGATCGGAAGAAACCTCTGGATTATCTTCAAGAACTCTGAATACTCTGACCCTGAAGCTGGTCTGAGTGCAGGTAGTTACTTAGGAAACCAGTCAGGTGCTTATCCTTCTGTTAAAGAGGTCGGATTCAACCTTAAAGTTAGATTTTAATTGAATCGTAAAAATTAATAGGAAGAAATGAAAACAGGATTGATTTTTCATCTTGTTTTCGTTTCCTCTGAACATTAATTAAAAATTAATAAATATGAAAAAAATAATATTTCTCGTCTTAATGGTTTTCGTGCTCGGAGCTTGTTCAGACAATATCTCTGACCTCAACATTGACACGAAAAAACCTGAAGTAGTACCGGCAAGTTCCCTTATCGGTCATGCCACGCTCAACCTTTTTGATTTAATGACTGAAACCAATGTGAACTGGAATAATTTCAGATTATGGGCACAACAGTGGTCACAGACTACTTATGCGGACGAATCAAACTACGAACTGGTTGAACGTAACGTAAACGGTAGAATGTGGAATACCATGTATGCTACTGTACTGCGTGATATCAAAGATGCTAAAAAGTTTATCGAGGCCGATGTGGTTTTGACACAGCAAGTAAAGGACAATCAGTATGCCATCCTGGCCATCATGGAAACTTATGTTTATTCTGTGCTCGTGGATGTTTTCGGTGATGTTCCTTTTACTGAAGCATTAGCAGAAGGAATCATTACGCCTGCTTATGACAATGATACGGATATTTATTCCACGATCATTTCAAACCTGAATAAAGCGATCGATGACCTTGGCGGCGCAACCGGCATGGAAGCTGATCTCATTTACGGTGGTGATGCCGAACAATGGAAAAAATTCGGTAACTCTCTGAAGTTGAAACTGGCTATCCGTATCGCTGATCTGGATAATGCAAAAGCAAAATCCATGGCTGAAGCAGCTGTGGCAAGCGGTGTTTTCACTTCCAGTGATGATGACTTCCAACTTGCTTACGAAAGTTCTCCTCCATATACCAACCCATTGTGGGATCAGTTAGTCCAGAGTGGACGTTCTGATTTTATTGCTGCCAATACCCTGGGTGACTATATGAATGATCTTAACGATCCGAGAAGAGCGTATTATTTCAAAGATTTGGACGTAGACGGCAATGTTATTGGTGGAGTTTACGGTGATAACGGTAGCTTCCCTACCAGCTCAAAACCTGGTTATATCCAGGAAGACCCAACCCATCCAGGTACCATCATGAGTTACTCTGAAGTGGAATTCCTTTTGGCTGATGCCGTTGAAAGAGGATATAGTGTTGGTGGAACTGCTGCGGATCACTATAATGCAGGAGTAACCAATTCTATCATGGAATGGGGTGGCTCTGCTGATGATGCAGCGGCTTACCTTGCTCAGGCTGACGTAGCTTATGCTACTGCTCCGGGTACATGGAAAGAAAAGATCGCGCTCCAGAAGTGGATCGCACTTTATGACATGGGCTTTGAAGCATGGTGTACCTACAAAGTTTACGATGCTCCTGTTTTGAACATTGCAGCTGTAGCACAAGTGCCTACGCCTAAGCGTTATACTTATCCTGTTACAGAATTCTCTCTTAACGGAGACAATGTAAAAGCAGCAGGTGTTGCCATTGGCGGTGACTTAAAAACTACTCCTGTATTCTGGGATGTAAACTAAGAAATTTAAAATTATAAATGTAAAATGTAAAATTGTAAAGGATGGTTTACCGGAAGATTATAGTTTAGCATTGATCATTTAATTTTTAAAAAACAACAAAGTGCTGTTCTCGATTGATTCGGGGGCAGCACTTTTTTTTGTCCCTCCCCTGGAAAATGTAGTTCGATCTGCTTTCGCTGATTCCGGAATTTCCATCTCGGAATTTGTCTGTTTTATTAATTTTGACTTTTCCGGGAATCATCAATTTAAAATTTATCATTTCACCAATTCCCTTCCACGCTTTACAGGAATATGTTATTTTTGCGCTCAGAAAAACGAAATAACCTGTAAATAATGGAACAACTCAATGTTTACGTGGAGAAGATAGGCACTATGGTCATCGACTTTGCCCCCAAGCTGGGCCTTGCACTGGTCGTCCTATGGGCAGGGTTTAAAATTGTAAACAAGCTGGCCGCCATCGTGGGCAAAGCCCTGGAGAAAGCCGGTATCAGTGACAACATCCGCCCTTTTTTAACTTCTATCCTGGGCATATCCCTCAAGGTGTTGATCATCTTCAGTGTAGCGGGCATTATTGGTATTGAGACGGCTTCTTTTGTGGCGGTATTAGCTGCTGCCGGTTTTGCCATCGGTCTTTCCCTCCAGGGAAGTTTGAGCAATTTCGCTGCCGGCATCATCATCCTGATTTTCAAACCTTATAAAGTAGGTGACTGGATAGAAGTGCAGGAAAAATTTGGCAAAGTGGAAGAAATCCAGATTTTCAATACCACCATAGTTACCCCTGGCAGCAAAACACTGATCATTCCCAATGGACAGGTTGTGGAAAGCATCGTAACCAATTATTCCAAGAAGGGCTTCATCCGCATGGAACTCCAGGTGACCATGCCTTACGCTGAAAATTTTCCACAGGTAAAACAAATTATTCTGGACGCCCTGAAAACGATTCCCAAAATTTTACAGGACCCGGAACCTGAAGTAGGGATAGAAACTTACGAAAGCCACAGCATCATTCTCGCCGTACGTCCATACGTCAGCCCCGATGACTTCTGGGAAGTTCGCTTTCAGACCTACGAAAAGATCAAAACCGCCTTCCACGACCACAACATCAAAGTGGCCTATTCCGAAGGGGTGGAAATGGGCAGTATCGGGAAATAAGATATTTTCTCTGTTTTATTCCTCTATTTTGGCAAGCTTTTTTTTTTGGGATTAAGTTATTGGCTCAAGGTACTACGGAACCCATGGAGGATTTTCGGTTAATTCCGTCAATCCATATCAGCGGCTTTCGAACTCACCCGAGGTGCCTTCTTCATATGCTTCGAGATTATACAAGCCTTATCCAAAACTCAAACCTCCAGCCGATACCCCACCCCATGTATGGTCTTAATATTTACCCCTTCATCCGCTTTCAACAATTTCCGCAGGCGCGAAATGAACACATCCAGGCTGCGACCGACGATGACCCCTTCGTCTCCCCAAACCTCTTCGAGCAGGGTGTCACGGGCGATGACTTCATTGGGGCGACAAGCTAAAAAGTACAACAGTTTGTTTTCCCGGAAAGTCAGCGATTGCTGTTCTCCATTTAATTGAAGGATTTGATTTTGGAAATCAAAGCTGATATTGCCCAAAGCCATGGTGGAATTGGTTGAGGTCGAAGCGACTTTAGTCCTGTTATTTGTCTTCCAGTAAAAACCAAAACTTATCCCCACTATACCCAAAAGAAACCAGGGAATCAATTGCCTCCGATTGCCGGCAAGAGGGCCGGCCGGTGAGATAAAGGTGAGTACTATGTTGTTGCAGCTGGACTTTAATGCTCTTCCAACACACGGAACTTCGCCAGCGGTAAAAGCCAGCCGGTTATACCCGAGAATGGTAGTATTGTCGATACATTGTTTGATGGCCACTTGGTAATCGCGGTGAATGCCAAAAGACAAGAAAGCCTTGTTGAGCAGCTGGGGCAGGGTATCATAGTTGAAGGAATGCTCCAGGTAGAGGGTGAATTCATTGGGACCGGTCATTTGAACCGGAGGCACTGTAGAACGCTCATCCCCCGCCAACTGGAGTAACTGGTGACCCACCTGCCGCAGGGACAGGTTGACCTGATCGGAGAAATGGTCGTCTGTGCCGGGAGTGGCCGCATTGAGCCTTCCAAAACTCAATCCCATCAAAAGGAGGAATATTACTTGCTTCATGGGTGCAAATTTACGCTCATTAATGTTCTAAAAAAATACATTTACATTTCGTTTACATTGTTTTACAAGGATTTATGGCTTCAAGGTCTTTTCACCCGCATCTTTGTGGCGACAATTATGAATGGCTTTTCAGGACAGAACATGCTTAGATCAATAGAAAAGTCCTCAAGTCCTTCTTCTTTTCTAACTCAATAAAAAAACAAACCATGAAAGTTGTAAAATTTATCTTCGCCGTCCTGCTTTTAATGTCCATTACGTTATCTTCGAGTGCCCAATCCCAGCAGGTATTCAACCCGCTTTTATTCCCTCCTTTTATTCCGCCTCCGAAATATACGGATTGCGCCGCCATTTTGTTCAACGGCAAAGTTCTGGTCAACGATTATTCTCCGGAAGGCACCTGCAAACTGGAGGACATCCGGCACGGAACGCTAAGCGTGGCCACCGTAGATTTATCGGACGACTCCAAAACACCCGCCAAAAACATCGGATTTAAAGTGGCTATCAAAAACCACCGGACCAACACCCTTTCCATGTATTCGGACGAGACCTTTCAGGAAGTCCGGCTGAAACATATCATCGAAAAATGCGAAATGGGCGACCACATCATTATCATGACGGTGGATCAAAAATATTCCCTGCCGCATCATGAGATTGAAATCCGGTGGGGGTGTTGAGGCAAAACGGTAATTAAAAACCAGTGAAGCAGGTTCGGTGTTCTGGAACAAAAATGTCCGGAACACCGAATAGGCTTAATCCTGATTTTTAGCCTTTCCTGAAGCCTTCCTGACACGGCAAAAATTGCATACTATGCTTCAACAATCATCTGAACCTTCCTGCCCCGGGCGGGACAGCGGCGAAATAACTGTTATGAAGAATCGTAGTTGGCATGATTGTTTAATAAATTACAACCCATATACATATCTAAAAAGGAAAAAGTCCCTCACCCCACTCAAAAGAGACCAACTATTCCTTTTTCTCAATATTCCCGACTCTGGAATCACCTCCAGGGTTAAGGGGAAAATATTTATATTTTGTCAAAAAAAAAAATTATTTTTCAGTACCAGCGCTATTAATAACATTTAATATTGTTTTTTTGATGAATTTGTTTATTTTTGAAAAAATTCCCCCTTTTAATTTTCTCAGATTGAATATTAATCCCTTTTATCCCGAAGGATAGCAGGAAAGTCTTTTTTGTTTCCAAACAGGGTAGATTACTTCATTTTAAAATTACGTCTGTTAAAATTCAGAAGGAAAGCACCAGTATTAAATGAACACCTAAACCCGAATTGAACTATGCCTGAAACGAAAGAACAAAAAACGGACAAACAACCGTCCAAAGTAGCAATAGCCAAAGCAAAAGTCAAAGAGAAATTTACCAAGCAAAAAGGCAAGGGAACCGCCCGGGGGCTCAAGTTTTTATCGAAAGAAATTAATCAAGACATAGTTAAAAACCACAAAATTCACCACTTCGTCATTCCTTCTAGATTCAGGTTCTACACACACCAGGAATTGTTCAACCGCCTTTTCGTTTTAAGTCCTGATTACAAAGGTCAATATGGCTTCAGTTTTGCAGAGACTGGAGTGGGCATTGGCGTTGGAGTTTCCGTTGATATCGCTAAATTATTGGCATCTCCATTATTCCCCGTTGAATTAAGCGCCGATTTAGAAATTAAATATGACAACCTGACGGAAATAGTTGTATTGCTTTCCAGAATGATAGAGACTAAAAGAGGTATTCTGATCACTCCTGGGTCCAGAACCATTAAAACACCTAACCCTTTCTGTCTACAAACATTTTACGGAAGAAAACACAGGCTTAAAGTTAAATTCGGTGTTACGGCAGGAATCAGCCTCAAACCCCCATTAAGCCTTGGAAAGGCAGATTTACGATTCAGTCTGGCACAAGCAGGACTTTCCGGATCTTCCGGTTTTACCCGTTATTATTACATAGATAAAACTCCCGGGTGGTATATTAATGACCAGGACCCATCCCTTGAAATGGATCTTGAGAACCTCATGTTGTCTGGGCTAAAAGTGGAACTAAAGAAACAGATCGTAGATTGGCTCCGGGACCACATCCAGAAGCTAATTCACCTAAAAAGAAGAAGAAGACAAGTCAAAAATGAATTAACTACCGATGAAAATCAAAAATTAAAGGAACTAGAGGAAAAACTTGATGCCCTTCCCAAACGGACTAAGTTTGACAGGCTGAAAAAAGCCGCTTCCAGAGTAGCTGAAGGAAAAATCCCTGGTAAAAAAGCCGGAACAGATGAAATCCTGAAAAAAATGGAAGAAATAAAGGAAAAACTTAATGAGCTCCCCGTAAACTTTTTCAGTCAAAATGACCTGGTCAGAATAAACAACCAGATATTCAATTATGGTCAAAAACTGAAACAAGCTAAGGATAATTTCGATGATGTTGTTAAAACTAACGAACTTCCTCCAAAGCATGGTTCTAATCATTTACCTGCCGATTACCCTTTCTTCCAGAACCTTTGCTTTGTGAAAATGAATATGATAGGGCCTCATTCCGGAAAGCTGAATCTCAGTCTTCTGAAATTCAAACTGGCAAAAGCAAAGGACGCCATGGAAGAAGAGGACCAGCCCACCTGGACTTCCGATCCCGGGCAAAAAGTCCTGAACACCCTCAAGGAAAAAACAGTGGACGAAGTAACTGGAAAATTAAATGTAGTCGAAAAGGTCAAAAAATTCAACATAGGCAGCAATTTGGGGGTTGATGCAACCCTTCATAAAACTTCTGTCAGAACAAAATACCAGACCCTTGGAATCACCAAAAATGAAGCTTCTCCTGTTATTTTCACCCAATTGACTCATATCGATTATTTGCTGACTGAATTAAAACTTGGAAAAAACTTCCCTTTAAATGCAGAAGAAGCCCCACCAAAAGAATTTCTAATCGATGAAACGAAAAAAGAAGAAGAAAAAGATGGACCAACACTTTGGGAGTCATTTACCAATAGTTTTATAGATGATAACGTTGTCGAAAAAATTAATGAAAAAGTAAAAGCAAAAATTAAAGCAAAGTATGATAAGGAAATTGGGGATAAAATTGATAAAACAAACGTTGGAAAAACACGAAAAAAAATAGTAGATGCAAAATTCGAAAGTGAACACCAGAGAATTACCCGCAATGGTAAAATCTATTCGACAGGTCAGCTTTCTGAGTTGGGGTTTGGAATTTCCATCATTATCAAAAAGATGGAATACTCGTCCGTTTCAGCATATTGGGTATATCCTAAGAATGGGCAGGGAGACAAGGTGAAACTTGAAAGGGGAAGTGGTATTTCCTTTGGTATTTCAATTGAAAAAGCAGACCTGATGAAAATTGCCAGGCAGTCTTTGGGTATTACTAAAAAAACAGAAAAAACCAATCAAAATGCATTCATCGGGGACTTTTTTAGAATCGCTGAGCTGCTGAAAGTCCCTAATCGAACCCTAAAGTCATTCCTTCACAAATTCCATGAACTGTATGGTTCAAAAGGGCCTATGGGTTCAGAATGGAAAGATGACAAAAAAATCGGAGGTACCTTATTACTTGAATCTGCACATTTTCTGGATACAGCCATTTCTGTCGAGAAAGAAAATGGCGAAGAAAAAGACGAGGAAAAAGACTTTTTTGTTGATTTAGAAAGGACAGAAGAGTCAAAAGCCGCATTTTCTGTCAAAGATCTTTTCAAAAATAAAGTTTTTAAAAACTTCCTTGAAGGCAATCCTCCTGAGGAAGATGGACCAAAGATCCTGCCAGAGAGCATTAGGGTCAGACACAGAATTGCTGACAGTGTCAATGATAACCAAACCTTTAGTCTTGGTTTAGACGTAGGAGTAGGTGTTAATGTTAATTTCAGCAGATACAAGAGTTCAGGAAATGAAGCTATCAAAGACCTGCTTATTTACACCGTAAATAATAAATCATTCCACTTTAATGAATTCCCGTTAACGGACCTTGACGAAGCTGTTCCTCCCACTATTCTTTTGCCTCACGTATTTCCGGAAACTGAATAACCCAAAACGATCACCATGCCAATATCTGATTATTTTCAAGCAGAAAACTTAGAAATCATTTCTTCAGAGGAGGGAATAGCAATAAAGGGTCCAATTGATTTTAAAGACATCAATAAGTTTTATGAAGCTTTAAAGGGACTTGTCAATGACTATCTTGTAACAATTGATGATGACCTGGCCGAGATATTCAAGTCTTTGTTCCCCGATATCGAATTACCGGAACTGCCTTTGATCATTACTGAATTTAGTTTGATCAAGGCAACAGAAGAAACCCCGTCTCAGCTTTACTTCTCTCTTATTTTCCAGGATTGGGAATGGGTGATTTTCCCCAAAGACAAAGACAATGAAAATGAGGAAGACTATTTCACCATAAAAGAAATTAGTATTGATGTTGCCATTCTTGGAACCGAACCTTCTGCTATACTTCAGGGGATTGTAGATTTTGAAGGAATTGAGCTGCTCGCCACAGTGGAATTGCCAAGTCTATATATGGAGCTGGCCTTACAAGATCCGAAAACAGATACTGGGCCCTCTCCTATTCAATTACTAAAAAGATTCGATTTTGACCCCGAAAAAGAATTAGCCGGAAAAACTGAAAATGGATTAAATAAACAATTAAAATTATCACAATTATTAGTCCGAGCAATGCCCCGGGATCGGATATTTACCCTGAACCTTAGCATTGATAATATTGATTTGGATATCCTTCATTTGAATCTTGCCACAAATATTTCCTATAATCCAGGTAAAATTTATTTTGAGTTTTTTGCCAATCTCGACTTCGATGGCATCAAAAACACTCCCTCCTTTTCCATTCCCATAAAAGCAGTTTTTGACCATAAAGAAGCAGGGAATGAAATGAAGTTCGAGGGCGGCATCTCCCTGCGTAATTTCACCCTGCTCGAAGTGATCGAAATCATCGGTAACAAACTGGGAGCACCCTTTGAATTCCCTACATTTTCAGAACAAAAACAGGATGCTTTAAGGCTCAACTATATGGCCGTGGCTTTTGAAACGCCCAGCTATAATTTCGAGTTCGAGATGGAACTCGTCAACCTGATCAGGGTGACCCACGCTGACAAACCAATTTTTTCGCTGGAGAAACTGCTGCTGCATCTCGATTACTCCAATGACGAAAATGGTAAAAAAGAGCTGCTCGGTCTGATCGCTTGTGAAATGAATATCGTTGATGGACTTCAGTTGATCGCAACAGCTGAAAAAGATCCTGAAGGCTGGGAGTTTACCGCAGAAATTGACAAAGACTGGGATGTGATCACCTGGGCAGCAGGTATTTTCGGACTCACTCCTCCACCGGGACTCGCAGACTTTAAAATAAAAAAAGGAGCAAAGGTTACCTACCATACCGGCACCAAAGCCTTTTATGTGGCAGGCGAGTCTGAAGGAGCTATTACCATTCCGCTCGGAAGTGCTTCCAATCCATTATCCATTTCAGATCTTAGTTTTTCTTTTGGCAGGAATGAAGATAAAGAAACTGAATTTGAATTTTCAGGAAAAACCACTCTCGATAAAAATGGGACCGGTAAACCTCTGGAAATAGAAGTTAACATAAAATACGAAGATGGTGACTGGAGTTTTGAAGGAATGACAGGAAGGAAAGGAAGTAAAACCCTTGGCAATAAAATACAGCTTGGTAAAATGCTGGAATCGGCCTTTGACAGCACAAGTATTAGCTTACCAACACCAATACGGGAATTCTCTGCTTCTGAAATCGGAATAAGTTACCATACCAAAGATAAAAAATTCAACCTCTCAGCTTTAGTGGAAACGGAAGGGTTTCCGATGGAAGGTGTTGATGCCTCTTTGAGGCTGAATTTCAACTACCAGGGAGGGGGAACATCAGCACTTGGGGTATCCGGGAAAATGGATCTCAAAAATAAATCCGGAGAAGTTTACCAGTTTGCCCTCGCCTTTGGAAAATCAGCCGACAACAGTACTTTTCTCGCCAGCTACCAGGGGCATCTTACCTTCAAAAAGGTGATCAGCATTCTATCCAATGATATTGCTAAAGGAATGCCCATCTGGCTGAACCCCGAAATGAACGGGGCTCACTTTATCGTTACCATTCCTTCCAAAGCGGAAAAAGGTAAAAAGAACCGGGTGATCTTTCTGTTGAAAGGAAACCTGGAATTCAACCCCAGTAACCTCGAACTTGTAGGGAAGTTCTTGCCGGATGAAAAAGTGAAGGTCGACCTTACCATGAACATTGTTACCCAGGCTCTGAAAGAAGAAAAGGAAATCGGCACCATACAAATGATGGTAAGAGACCTCGACCTGGATGATGTTATCAAAATTCCAGATGAAGGACAAGAAGCCGGATTCAGCATAACTGCCAATATTGGCGAAAGTTCCATATTGCCTAAATTTGATGGGTTAAACTTTTCGACAATAACTACGGGCGGAAAATCCGAGGAACAAGGCAATAAACCATCTAGCAAAACCGAATGGAAGGAACCCAAACAAAAACAATTCGGCCCGGTCTTCATCAAAAAATTCGGCGTCACGCTGGAAGAAGGGAAATTCAAAGTCCTTGTCGACGGGGGCATGACCCTGGGAGGTTTCACCTTCCGTCTGTTGGATCTGGCAGTCAGAATTCCTTTGTCCATGCCATTCGATCCGTCGGGTATTGATTTTGGCCTGGCAGGATTGGAGTTACGCTATAAAACGGCCACTGCCTCGATTTCAGGGGCCTTCCTTTCCGAAAAAGTATTGGTCGATTATAATGGCGAGAAAATCCTGGTCAACGGCTACTTCGGGGAGGCCATGTTAAGGTTTCAGGACAAATCTTTTACGGCAATGGGAAGTTATATCAACCATCCCGTTGATCCGTCCTTTTTCCTCTATGCTGTGGTGACCATGCCTATTGGTGGCCCATCCTATTTTTACGTCAACGGATTTGCATTGGGTCTGGGCATCAACAGCCGCCTGATGATCCCTGAAGTGGATAAGGTTCGTGATTTTGTGCTGGTCAAATCGGCCTTTAATGAATCGCAGTTTTCCGATGCGTTGCCCGAGAGTAACCTAAAGCTCATGCAAAGGGATATTGTGCCTGAAGCAGGCTCTTACTGGATTGCGATTGGCCTTAAAGTCATGCACGTCAAGATACTGCAGTCCTTTTTCCTGGCGACCGTCGAATTTGGCAATAGAGTTGAGATCAACCTATTAGGACTTACCAAATTGATTCTTCCTCCCCCCGGCGATAGTATTGTCAAAGCAGAATTACAAATAAAAGCCAGGTTTGTCCCCGACGAAGGTACGCTAACCATTGAAGGCAGATTAAGCGAAGATTCTTTCATCTTAAGCCCCGATGCTCATCTCACGGGTGGTTTTGCCTTCTTTGCATGGTTCAAAGGGAAAAAAGCTGGTGACTTTGTCCTTTCCATGGGAGGGTATCATCCTAAATTTAAGAAACCACCTCATTACCCTACCGTTCCAAGGTTGGGTGTCAATTGGCAAGTCACTAAAAACATTTTAATTAAGGGAGGAGAATATTATGCCTTAACACCCAATTCTTTCATGGCAGGAGGCCGTCTGGAAGCCAGTGCAGAAGTAGGTCCGGTAGAAGCCTTTTTTATTGCCGAAGCACACTTCCTGGTGAATTTCAGCCCTTTCCAATACGAAGGTTTTGTCAATGTAAGCCTTGGGGCAACCTTTTATTTCTTAGGCAAACATACCGTCAGAGTAAGTGCAGGGGTAGAATTGTGGGGACCACCATTCGCTGGGAAAGCTGTAGTGGACCTTGGGTTAATCGATGTGGAGATCGAATTTGGACCAGCGAAAAAACCGGCTCTGCCAATTTCCTG carries:
- a CDS encoding SusD/RagB family nutrient-binding outer membrane lipoprotein, with the translated sequence MKKIIFLVLMVFVLGACSDNISDLNIDTKKPEVVPASSLIGHATLNLFDLMTETNVNWNNFRLWAQQWSQTTYADESNYELVERNVNGRMWNTMYATVLRDIKDAKKFIEADVVLTQQVKDNQYAILAIMETYVYSVLVDVFGDVPFTEALAEGIITPAYDNDTDIYSTIISNLNKAIDDLGGATGMEADLIYGGDAEQWKKFGNSLKLKLAIRIADLDNAKAKSMAEAAVASGVFTSSDDDFQLAYESSPPYTNPLWDQLVQSGRSDFIAANTLGDYMNDLNDPRRAYYFKDLDVDGNVIGGVYGDNGSFPTSSKPGYIQEDPTHPGTIMSYSEVEFLLADAVERGYSVGGTAADHYNAGVTNSIMEWGGSADDAAAYLAQADVAYATAPGTWKEKIALQKWIALYDMGFEAWCTYKVYDAPVLNIAAVAQVPTPKRYTYPVTEFSLNGDNVKAAGVAIGGDLKTTPVFWDVN
- a CDS encoding mechanosensitive ion channel; its protein translation is MEQLNVYVEKIGTMVIDFAPKLGLALVVLWAGFKIVNKLAAIVGKALEKAGISDNIRPFLTSILGISLKVLIIFSVAGIIGIETASFVAVLAAAGFAIGLSLQGSLSNFAAGIIILIFKPYKVGDWIEVQEKFGKVEEIQIFNTTIVTPGSKTLIIPNGQVVESIVTNYSKKGFIRMELQVTMPYAENFPQVKQIILDALKTIPKILQDPEPEVGIETYESHSIILAVRPYVSPDDFWEVRFQTYEKIKTAFHDHNIKVAYSEGVEMGSIGK
- a CDS encoding winged helix-turn-helix transcriptional regulator, giving the protein MKQVIFLLLMGLSFGRLNAATPGTDDHFSDQVNLSLRQVGHQLLQLAGDERSTVPPVQMTGPNEFTLYLEHSFNYDTLPQLLNKAFLSFGIHRDYQVAIKQCIDNTTILGYNRLAFTAGEVPCVGRALKSSCNNIVLTFISPAGPLAGNRRQLIPWFLLGIVGISFGFYWKTNNRTKVASTSTNSTMALGNISFDFQNQILQLNGEQQSLTFRENKLLYFLACRPNEVIARDTLLEEVWGDEGVIVGRSLDVFISRLRKLLKADEGVNIKTIHGVGYRLEV